The genomic stretch ATAAACATCATCATCGGCGGTCCTCTCATCCTGCTTCCTGTTCAGATCCTTTGGATGAATCTTATTACGGATGGAATGACCGCTGTTGCGCTTGGGCTTGAACCAGCGGAAAAAGGAATCATGGAAGAGCCTCCTCGCAAACAGGAGATGCCTATCCTTGGAAGAGACTCCCTGAATACTCTTCTCTTTCTTGGTGGCTATATCGGCATTGCCACTCTTTTTATCTTCTATCTCTATCAACGTTTCTTTCCAGATGCGGATCCCATTCTCGCTAATACCGCAGCTTTCACAGGAATGGTGCTTTTGGAAAAAGCAAATGTCTTTAATTTTCGCTCTTCACGAAGTTCGCTTTTTTCCATCCCTCTCGGTTCAAATAAATGGCTCTTGTGGGCATGGATCGGATCTTTATCACTTCAAGGCTTTGCAGTTTATACCCCTCTACTACAAGAGATGCTTCATACCACCTCACTCCGTCTGTTTGATTGGCTATTTCTTATAAGTACGATGATACCAGTTCTTATTATTGGAGAACTGCTCAAACGGCTGGAACGATAAAGTCCTCTTTGCTCTTTTCATCTTTCGATGGTTCAGTAGAATATCCCACGTAATCTTCTAAGGAACAGGTGTTGAAAAATCTGCTTTGCCCATTTCTCTCTTTACTGTTTTTCATTCTCGCTGGATGTTCTTCGCTGTCCCGTCAAGATTCATCACGCGAGATTCATATTCACTTTTTAAATATTGGAGAGGGCTCAGCAACTCTTGTTGAGAGTAATGACTTGGGAAATATTTTAATTGACACTGGAAACCCTACTTCTCAGATTGTCAGTAAACTTCAAAATATGGGGATTCAAAGGATCGACAAGCTGATTCTCACTCATCCTCACCCTGACCATATAGGCGGTGCACATAGTGTTATTGAGTTTCTGACTCCCACGAGCATTTTTGACAACGGCGAGCTTCTGACCTTCGATACACCTGAACTACGTTGGTATAAAGAGGCTGTTCGTGAATCTCCGAATTACAATGCACTGAAACGTGGAGATATTTTTCGGGGGCATTCTTCTCGACTTACGGTCCTCTCCCCACAAGCACTTATCTCTGACTGGAATTCTAACTCGCTGATCATGAGACTCACAGCTTACGGACACACAGCGCTATTTATGGCCGATGGCAATCACGCAACGGAGAAGTTTCTCGTGCAGTCTGCGGAAAATCTCAAGGCTGACATCCTCCAAGTCGGTCACCACGGGGCGCTTGATTCTTCTTCTCTAGAATTTCTGAGAACGGCTTCACCTCGTTTTGCCGTTATTAGTGTGAATAAGGACAATGTAAACGGGTATCCTCATAACAAAACTCTTAAAAAATTACGCGACATTGGCAGCACTTATTTCGTAACGTATGAAAGTGGTAGAGTCTCATTCACGCTTTCTCCTGATGACATTACCGTTTCAACAGAAAAGGACGCATGAAGATTAAGACGGTACATTTGAGTGCGTGGTGGATTGCCATTATTTTTCTTAACTCCCTGCTTGGACGACAGCTCTATAACGCCATCCAAGCTATCGGAGGATGGCGCCTTTTCTTAGGTCTCATAGCACTGCTTAGCCTTATATGCATAAGACATAGCATTCGATTCATTCGAAGAGATAAATATTTAGAGGGGGTTGGATTCATACTGCTCGGCATGATCTCTTGTTTTATGCTTGAGCTTCCTGAAGAGCGAGTACACGTGCTTCTTTTTGGCTTTCTCGGTTTTTTGCTTGGCACACACTCTGCTCTGTCTACAGGGAAATGGCTCGCGCTTGGGCTCGTAGTAGGAATTCTGGATGAGGGAATACAAGCGCTACTCCCTTACCGAGTCGGCGACATGCGTGACATTATAATCAATACACTAAGCCTACTGCTTGGCGCTATTGTCGCGCTTCGTTGCGGTACAACCGTGCAGCGCTGTAGTGACC from bacterium encodes the following:
- a CDS encoding MBL fold metallo-hydrolase, whose protein sequence is MLKNLLCPFLSLLFFILAGCSSLSRQDSSREIHIHFLNIGEGSATLVESNDLGNILIDTGNPTSQIVSKLQNMGIQRIDKLILTHPHPDHIGGAHSVIEFLTPTSIFDNGELLTFDTPELRWYKEAVRESPNYNALKRGDIFRGHSSRLTVLSPQALISDWNSNSLIMRLTAYGHTALFMADGNHATEKFLVQSAENLKADILQVGHHGALDSSSLEFLRTASPRFAVISVNKDNVNGYPHNKTLKKLRDIGSTYFVTYESGRVSFTLSPDDITVSTEKDA
- a CDS encoding VanZ family protein, yielding MKIKTVHLSAWWIAIIFLNSLLGRQLYNAIQAIGGWRLFLGLIALLSLICIRHSIRFIRRDKYLEGVGFILLGMISCFMLELPEERVHVLLFGFLGFLLGTHSALSTGKWLALGLVVGILDEGIQALLPYRVGDMRDIIINTLSLLLGAIVALRCGTTVQRCSDHESAR